One Streptococcus sp. S1 DNA window includes the following coding sequences:
- a CDS encoding type 1 glutamine amidotransferase → MMKVHFVLHETFEVPGAYLKWAQERGHQVTTTKVYENEALPETVDEIDFLIVMGGPQSPDEDREAFPYYDPQAEIELIQKAIKAERYIIGVCLGAQLLSVAYGAKYDHSPEREIGVYPVTLTPEGLTDPHVGEFGAILETGHWHGDMPGLTEDAVVLATSQGCPRQMIRFSPKHYAFQAHLEFDPEAVDLLIAADGEDVLEEQSQNLTFVQEPEAIRVYDYREMNAKLYAFLDSLTK, encoded by the coding sequence ATGATGAAGGTACATTTTGTACTGCATGAAACTTTTGAAGTGCCGGGCGCTTATCTAAAATGGGCGCAGGAGCGTGGCCATCAGGTGACCACGACCAAAGTCTATGAGAATGAAGCCTTACCAGAGACAGTGGATGAGATTGACTTCTTAATTGTGATGGGAGGTCCTCAATCGCCAGATGAAGATCGAGAAGCTTTTCCATACTACGATCCTCAGGCAGAGATCGAGTTGATTCAAAAAGCCATCAAGGCAGAACGTTATATTATTGGGGTCTGTCTGGGTGCCCAGCTCCTGTCTGTTGCCTATGGTGCGAAGTATGACCACAGTCCGGAACGTGAGATTGGGGTTTATCCTGTGACCTTGACGCCTGAAGGACTAACAGATCCACATGTCGGTGAGTTTGGAGCAATTCTTGAAACCGGCCACTGGCATGGCGATATGCCAGGATTGACAGAAGATGCTGTCGTTCTTGCGACCAGTCAAGGGTGTCCACGTCAGATGATTCGCTTCAGTCCTAAACACTATGCCTTCCAAGCCCACTTAGAATTTGATCCAGAAGCAGTCGATCTCTTGATTGCTGCAGACGGTGAAGATGTTTTGGAAGAACAAAGTCAAAACCTGACCTTTGTTCAAGAACCTGAAGCCATTCGTGTTTACGATTATCGAGAAATGAATGCTAAACTCTATGCATTTTTGGACTCATTAACAAAATAA
- a CDS encoding chloride channel protein, which translates to MKARLQSLPYGLRLLLATLSLGIGTGLVGIACHYLLEGVQGLAFGQASSDLLQQFQAAGGLRRFLVLCVTGCLAAGFWYVLQRRYKILSIRQQIDLAGDREPAPLAHLLHAGMQVAIVGAGASVGKEGAPREVGALLAGRLAKGFSLALKERKVLIACGAGAGLAAVYQVPFASSLFVFETLGLAYSWQNFLLVLTSTYLATWVAQPIVGQEAIYHLSAVSWSASSFLQAIVIAFLVTPLALVFDFLAKRASHKRRKDRTILWSLPLAFLVLGSLVAFFPIFMGNGQVLAQALLSSQSIPYLPLTLAVKGLLVYLLLRNGAYGGTLTPSFALGIGSGYLVTLLLTVLGIHLDPALGMLLGATVFLGTTLKAPLTAIALSLGFTGQPLSLTIPLVLAASLSYVIRKRWEKK; encoded by the coding sequence ATGAAAGCACGACTCCAAAGTCTGCCCTACGGGCTGAGGTTGCTTCTAGCCACCTTATCATTAGGGATAGGGACAGGTCTGGTCGGAATTGCCTGTCATTATCTACTAGAAGGGGTGCAAGGGCTGGCCTTTGGCCAAGCTAGTTCCGATTTGCTCCAGCAATTTCAAGCAGCAGGAGGTCTCCGTAGATTTCTGGTTTTGTGTGTGACTGGGTGCTTGGCAGCTGGCTTCTGGTATGTTCTGCAAAGACGTTATAAGATCCTGTCTATTCGCCAGCAAATTGACTTAGCTGGAGACAGGGAACCAGCGCCCTTAGCCCACCTCCTTCATGCAGGGATGCAGGTGGCAATTGTCGGAGCAGGCGCATCGGTCGGAAAAGAAGGAGCCCCACGTGAGGTCGGGGCTCTTCTAGCTGGTCGCTTGGCGAAGGGATTCTCACTAGCTCTCAAAGAGCGAAAAGTCTTGATCGCCTGTGGGGCTGGAGCTGGTTTGGCTGCGGTCTATCAGGTCCCCTTTGCCAGTAGCTTATTTGTCTTTGAGACCTTAGGACTCGCCTACAGTTGGCAGAACTTTTTACTTGTTTTGACCAGTACTTATCTGGCCACCTGGGTAGCTCAGCCTATCGTTGGTCAGGAGGCCATTTATCACCTGTCCGCAGTTTCATGGTCAGCTAGCAGCTTCTTACAGGCTATTGTGATTGCTTTCTTGGTCACTCCCTTGGCTCTGGTCTTTGATTTCCTAGCCAAGCGGGCTAGTCACAAACGGCGGAAGGATAGGACGATTCTTTGGTCTCTTCCTCTAGCCTTTCTAGTGCTGGGGAGCCTAGTAGCCTTTTTCCCTATCTTTATGGGAAATGGCCAGGTACTGGCGCAAGCCCTCTTGTCTAGCCAGTCGATTCCTTATCTTCCACTGACTCTTGCAGTGAAGGGGCTTCTGGTTTATCTCCTCTTGCGCAATGGTGCCTATGGGGGAACTTTGACACCATCATTTGCTTTAGGGATTGGCTCTGGCTATCTAGTGACCTTGCTTTTGACAGTCCTTGGGATTCATCTGGATCCTGCTCTAGGGATGTTACTAGGAGCGACCGTCTTTTTAGGGACGACCTTAAAAGCTCCTCTGACAGCCATTGCCCTGAGCCTTGGATTTACAGGCCAGCCTTTGAGTTTGACAATCCCGCTTGTACTTGCGGCTAGTCTGTCTTACGTGATTCGAAAGAGATGGGAGAAGAAATGA
- a CDS encoding purine-nucleoside phosphorylase: MTLLAKINETAAFLKCKGMEAPEFGLILGSGLGELAEEIENPVVVDYSEIPNWGRSTVVGHAGKLVYGELAGRKVLALQGRFHFYEGNPLEVVTFPVRVMKVLGCEGVLVTNAAGGIGFGPGTLMAITDHINMTGQNPLIGENLDDFGPRFPDMSKAYTPEYRETAHKVADKLGIKLDDGVYIGVTGPTYETPAEIRAYKTLGADAVGMSTVPEVIIAAHSGLKVLGISCITNFAAGFQEELNHEEVVEVTERVKGDFKGLLKAILAEL; this comes from the coding sequence ATGACATTATTAGCAAAAATCAATGAAACAGCTGCTTTTTTGAAATGCAAAGGAATGGAAGCACCTGAGTTTGGCTTGATCCTTGGATCAGGTCTTGGAGAACTGGCTGAAGAAATCGAAAATCCAGTCGTGGTAGACTACTCTGAAATTCCAAACTGGGGTCGTTCAACGGTTGTCGGCCATGCTGGTAAATTGGTTTATGGTGAGCTTGCTGGACGCAAGGTTTTGGCCCTTCAAGGACGTTTCCATTTTTACGAAGGAAACCCACTAGAAGTGGTGACTTTCCCAGTTCGTGTCATGAAAGTTTTGGGCTGTGAAGGGGTTCTTGTTACAAATGCTGCTGGTGGTATTGGCTTTGGTCCTGGTACTTTGATGGCCATCACAGACCACATCAATATGACTGGTCAAAACCCATTGATCGGTGAAAACTTGGATGACTTTGGTCCACGTTTCCCTGATATGTCAAAAGCTTACACACCTGAATACCGGGAGACAGCTCATAAAGTGGCTGACAAATTGGGTATCAAGTTGGATGATGGGGTTTATATCGGTGTGACTGGTCCTACCTACGAAACTCCAGCTGAAATCCGTGCTTATAAGACACTTGGAGCAGATGCTGTCGGTATGTCAACTGTTCCGGAAGTCATCATTGCAGCGCATTCTGGCTTGAAGGTTCTTGGTATTTCATGTATTACCAACTTTGCGGCTGGTTTCCAAGAAGAGCTCAACCACGAAGAAGTAGTAGAAGTGACAGAGCGCGTCAAAGGCGACTTCAAAGGTTTGCTAAAAGCGATCCTTGCTGAACTCTAA
- a CDS encoding DUF1697 domain-containing protein, whose translation MTRFALLVRGINVGGKNKVVMAELREELQTIGLDGVETYINSGNIFFESAGSKAELVDLLGHFFRDHYPFIQSFSLFSAEDYAQDLAALPAWWQEDLARKDVLFYTEDLNQDAVWELVSSFSLGDEIIHRGSLGIYWGKYSEETYTKTAYHRQVLKMPDYRLLTIRNANTFDKIGQFLRKS comes from the coding sequence ATGACACGCTTCGCTCTCCTCGTAAGAGGGATCAATGTTGGCGGGAAAAACAAGGTCGTAATGGCAGAGCTTCGAGAGGAGCTTCAAACGATCGGGCTGGATGGGGTAGAGACCTACATCAATAGTGGCAATATCTTCTTTGAATCTGCTGGTTCTAAAGCAGAATTGGTGGATTTACTGGGACATTTCTTTCGTGATCACTATCCCTTTATCCAGTCTTTTTCTCTCTTTTCAGCTGAGGACTATGCGCAAGATCTCGCTGCTCTACCAGCCTGGTGGCAGGAGGATCTGGCCCGCAAGGATGTTCTCTTTTACACAGAAGACCTCAATCAGGATGCTGTCTGGGAGCTGGTCTCCTCTTTTTCGCTCGGTGATGAAATCATCCATCGTGGAAGCCTTGGGATCTACTGGGGCAAATACTCAGAAGAGACCTATACAAAGACCGCTTACCACAGACAAGTCCTCAAGATGCCGGATTACCGTCTCTTGACCATTCGCAATGCCAATACATTTGACAAAATTGGCCAATTTTTAAGGAAATCATAA